In a single window of the Olivibacter sp. SDN3 genome:
- a CDS encoding glycosylase, with the protein MKKKTALKFGSIHTRRRRKQFIYLSISVFLHVLTACAQQKDRLTNHEMQAIYNEVKTPHKYGLVMVPPDNSKKMDCPTVFRKDSLWYMTYLVFDGRGYETWLASSRNLLAWQDLGKLLSFSDEGLWDDHQKAGYNALQDITWEGDYELHPYDGKYWMSYFGGDGRGYEAGNLSIGMAYTDKDPSQAHEWERIGEPVLTSQDPNVRWWENRKLFKSTVMRDGKGLTGHNFVMYYNANGDSAQHNIKTRWFERIGMAVSDDMVHWKRYLDEPVVHHPVGITGDAIIQQIGDTYVMFYFGAFWQDREGAFNRFAASKDLVKWTDWEGESLIEPSESYDEQYAHKSFVLKHEGVVYHFYCAVNKHDQRGIAVATSKDLGNSKKTFIAPDPVTEEK; encoded by the coding sequence ATGAAGAAAAAAACGGCTTTAAAATTTGGGAGCATACACACGCGTCGGAGGCGTAAACAGTTCATATATCTAAGTATCAGTGTTTTTTTACATGTGCTGACCGCCTGTGCACAGCAAAAAGACCGCCTCACAAATCATGAAATGCAAGCCATTTATAACGAGGTGAAAACGCCTCATAAATATGGCTTGGTGATGGTTCCTCCGGATAATTCAAAAAAAATGGATTGTCCCACCGTATTTCGTAAGGATAGCTTATGGTATATGACCTATCTCGTTTTTGATGGAAGAGGTTATGAAACATGGTTAGCTTCGAGCAGAAACCTGTTAGCATGGCAAGATCTAGGTAAACTGCTTTCTTTTTCAGACGAAGGTCTTTGGGACGATCACCAAAAAGCTGGTTATAATGCCTTACAGGATATTACTTGGGAAGGTGATTACGAACTTCATCCTTACGATGGAAAATATTGGATGTCTTACTTCGGTGGAGATGGTCGTGGATACGAAGCGGGCAACCTTTCCATTGGTATGGCTTATACAGATAAAGACCCTTCCCAAGCTCATGAATGGGAGCGGATAGGGGAGCCTGTCTTAACTTCACAGGATCCAAATGTTCGTTGGTGGGAAAACCGAAAACTTTTTAAAAGTACGGTCATGCGAGACGGAAAAGGTCTCACCGGACACAATTTTGTCATGTATTATAATGCCAATGGAGATTCTGCACAGCATAACATCAAAACACGTTGGTTTGAGCGGATCGGAATGGCGGTTTCGGACGATATGGTCCATTGGAAACGTTATTTGGACGAACCTGTCGTACATCATCCTGTTGGTATTACCGGCGATGCCATTATTCAGCAGATCGGTGATACCTATGTCATGTTTTACTTTGGCGCATTTTGGCAAGATCGCGAAGGGGCATTTAACCGGTTTGCCGCATCAAAGGATTTGGTCAAATGGACAGATTGGGAGGGAGAAAGCCTTATTGAACCGTCAGAATCTTACGATGAGCAGTATGCGCATAAGTCGTTTGTACTGAAACATGAGGGTGTGGTGTATCACTTTTATTGTGCAGTAAATAAACATGATCAAAGAGGAATAGCCGTAGCTACCTCAAAAGATTTAGGCAATAGCAAAAAAACATTTATAGCACCAGATCCAGTAACAGAAGAGAAATAA